In Triticum aestivum cultivar Chinese Spring chromosome 5B, IWGSC CS RefSeq v2.1, whole genome shotgun sequence, the following proteins share a genomic window:
- the LOC123111378 gene encoding regulatory-associated protein of TOR 1 isoform X1: MALGDLMASRLVHSSSSSSSSSLPTPSLAAVNHQTDRVDGELPVANGPELRREDAGEEDEEGKAVALVPCLPQVVVLCEQRHEGFDEAVAAAAGPSTSGLVSKWRPKDRMKTGCVALVLCLNISVDPPDVIKISPCARMECWIDPFSMPPPKALETIGKTLHSQYERWQPKARYKLQLDPTVEEVKKLCNTCRKYARSERVLFHYNGHGVPKPTANGEIWVFNKSYTQYIPLPITDLDSWLKTPSIYVFDCSAAGMIVKAFLERLDWSSSSSASSVKDCILLAACEAHQTLPQSAEYPADVFTACLTTPIKMALHWFCKRSLLSGALDHSLIDQIPGRQNDRKTLLGELNWIFTAITDTIAWNVLPHELFQRLFRQDLLVASLFRNFLLAERIMRSANCSPITYPLLPPTHQHHMWDAWDMAAEICLSKLPHLIADPNAEFQPSPFFTEQLTAFEVWLDHGSEDKKPPEQLPIVLQVLLSQSHRFRALVLLGRFLDMGPWAVDLALSVGIFPYVLKLLQTSAMELRQILVFIWTKILSLDKSCQVDLVKDGGHAYFIRFLDSLDAYPEQRAMAAFVLAVIVDGHRRGQEACMSAGLIDVCLRHLQPENPHDAQTEPLLLQWLCLCLGKLWEDFPEAQLLGLQSNAPEIVTCLLSEPQPEVRASAVFALGNLLDIGSPSVNGGDDDSDDDEKVRAEINVVRSLLQVTSDGSPLVRAEVSVALTRFALGHNKHLKSVAAEYWRPQTNSLLKSLPSLANINNPSNVYSPSNFLQSSSGLSSHIGPVLRVGSDTSATGRDGRISTSSPIATNSIMHGSPQSDDSSQHSDSGILLRENASNGGLSYTRSRPIIDSGIYSLFISTMCSVAKDPYPRIANIGRRALSLVGVEQVVMRNTRFGSGGAGETSAPSSNIGMARSSSWFDMNSGISMAFRTPPVSPPQHDYLTGLRRVCSMEFRPHLLNSPDGLADPLLSSAAAPSTSELNILPQSTIYNWSCGHFSRPLLTGSDDNGEVSARREERERTALDCIAKCQRSSACKMTSQIASWDTKFELGTKSALLLPFSPIVVAADENEQIRVWNYDDALPVNTFENHKLSDRGLSKLLLINELDESLLLVGSSDGNVRIWRNYTQKGGQKLVTAFSSVQGHRAAGRSVVIDWQQQSGYLYASGDMSSILVWDLDKEQLLNTIPSSADSGISALSASQVRPGQFAAGFIDASVRIFDVRTPDRLVYMARPHAPRTEKVVGIGFQPGFDPYKIVSASQAGDIQFLDVRRAAEPYLTIEAHRGSLTALAVHRHAPVIASGSAKQMIKVFSLEGEQLTIIRYQPSFMGQRIGSVNCLSFHPYKSLLAAGAGDNALVSIYAEDNYQVR; the protein is encoded by the exons ATGGCATTGGGAGATCTCATGGCGTCCAGGCTCGTGCACTCGTCCTcatcgtcgtcctcgtcctcgctgcCCACTCCCTCCTTGGCGGCGGTGAACCACCAGACGGACCGCGTGGATGGTGAGCTCCCTGTCGCGAACGGGCCGGAGCTTCGGAgggaggacgccggcgaggaggatgaggagggGAAGGCCGTTGCGCTCGTGCCGTGCCTGCCGCAGGTGGTTGTGCTGTGCGAGCAGCGGCACGAGGGGTTCGATGAGGCCGTCGCTGCCGCGGCGGGGCCATCGACCAGCGGCCTCGTCTCCAAGTGGCGCCCCAAGGACAGG ATGAAGACTGGATGTGTTGCACTTGTATTATGTTTAAACATTAGTGTTGATCCGCCGGATGTAATTAAAATTTCCCCTTGTGCAAGAATGGAGTGTTGGATAG ATCCATTTTCTATGCCACCTCCCAAAGCCCTTGAAACTATTGGAAAAACATTACACTCACAGTATGAGCGGTGGCAGCCTAAG GCTCGTTACAAGCTTCAGCTGGATCCAACAGTCGAAGAAGTCAAGAAGCTTTGTAATACTTGCCGCAAATATGCCAGATCAGAGAGAGTTCTTTTTCATTACAATGGTCATGGTGTACCAAAGCCTACAGCTAATGGAGAGATTTGGGTGTTTAACAAG AGTTATACACAATATATCCCTCTTCCTATTACTGATCTCGATTCATGGCTGAAAACACCATCGATTTATGTTTTTGACTGCTCAGCAGCTGGAATGATTGTGAAAGCTTTTCTAGAG CGCCTAGACTGGAGTTCAAGCTCTTCTGCGTCCTCAGTGAAGGATTGCATTCTCCTTGCTGCCTGTGAGGCACATCAAACTCTTCCTCAGAGTGCAGAATATCCCGCTGATGTGTTTACAGCTTGCCTGACCACTCCCATAAAAATGGCATTGCactg GTTTTGTAAACGATCATTACTCAGTGGTGCTCTGGATCACTCTCTTATTGACCAAATTCCTGGAAGGCAAAATGACCGTAAAACACTTCTGGGGGAGTTGAACTGGATTTTCACTGCTATTACAGATACTATTGCATGGAATGTTCTTCCTCATG AATTATTCCAAAGGCTTTTCAGGCAGGATCTTTTGGTCGCCAGTCTCTTTCGCAACTTCTTACTTGCTGAGAGAATCATGCGATCTGCAAACTGTTCTCCAATTACATACCCACTATTGCCACCCACACATCAACACCATATGTG GGATGCATGGGACATGGCTGCGGAGATCTGCCTTTCCAAGCTTCCTCATTTGATTGCTGATCCTAATGCAGAGTTTCAG CCGAGCCCATTTTTCACGGAGCAATTGACAGCATTTGAAGTTTGGCTTGATCATGGCTCTGAGGATAAGAAACCACCTGAACAGTTACCCATTGTTCTTCAG GTCCTGCTTAGCCAATCACACAGATTTAGAGCACTTGTTCTGCTTGGAAGATTTCTTGATATGGGGCCATGGGCAGTTGATTTG GCCTTGTCTGTTGGTATCTTCCCTTACGTGCTCAAACTGCTCCAAACAAGTGCGATGGAGTTGCGTCAAATTCTTGTGTTCATATGGACAAAAATTCTCTCTCTTGATAAG TCATGCCAGGTTGATTTGGTGAAAGATGGAGGGCATGCATATTTTATCAGGTTTCTTGATAGTTTGGATGCTTACCCGGAGCAGCGTGCAATGGCTGCTTTCGTTTTAGCAGTTATTGTGGATGGGCATAGGAGGGGTCAAGAGGCTTGCATGAGTGCAGGTCTTATAGATGTTTGCCTGAGACATCTGCAACCTGAGAATCCTCATGATGCACAGACAGAGCCTTTGCTTTTGCAATGGCTTTGTTTATGCCTTGGCAAACTCTGGGAAGATTTCCCTGAGGCTCAGTTACTTGGTCTACAATCAAATGCACCCGAAATTGTTACATGTTTATTGTCTGAGCCTCAACCTGAG GTCAGAGCCTCTGCTGTTTTTGCACTTGGAAATCTGTTGGACATTGGATCTCCATCAGTGAATGGAGGTGATGACGACTCTGATGATGATGAAAAGGTGAGAGCTGAAATAAATGTTGTTCGAAGCCTTCTGCAAGTCACTTCAGATGGTAGCCCTCTTGTTAGAGCTGAGGTTTCTGTAG CTCTTACTCGCTTTGCGCTGGGCCACAACAAACATCTCAAATCTGTTGCTGCGGAGTACTGGAGACCTCAAACCAATTCACTGCTGAAGTCACTACCATCATTGGCTAATATTAATAACCCAAGCAATGTTTACAGTCCCAGTAACTTTCTGCAAAGCAGCAGTGGCCTTTCTTCGCATATTGGTCCTGTGTTAAGGGTTGGTAGTGATACCAGTGCCACAGGTCGTGATGGAAGAATTTCTACAAGCAGCCCGATTGCGACAAATAGCATCATGCATGGGTCTCCCCAGTCAGATGATTCTTCTCAGCACTCTGATTCAGGCATATTGCTTAGAGAGAATGCAAGTAACGGTGGTCTCAGCTACACCAGGTCAAGGCCTATTATTGACAGTGGAATTTATTCCCTATTTATTTCGACGATGTGCTCTGTTGCTAAAGATCCTTACCCTAGAATTGCAAATATTGGCCGGAGAGCACTGTCCCTTGTAGGGGTCGAGCAAGTGGTCATGAGAAATACTAGATTTGGCAGTGGGGGTGCAGGAGAGACATCTGCTCCTTCATCAAACATAGGAATGGCACGTTCTTCTTCCTGGTTCGACATGAATTCTG GAATCTCAATGGCATTTAGGACTCCTCCTGTTAGTCCACCTCAGCATGATTACCTTACAGGGTTGCGCCGCGTGTGTTCTATGGAGTTCAGACCACATCTCTTGAATTCACCTGATGGCTTAGCTGATCCGCTCTTAAGCTCTGCTGCAGCCCCCAGTACCAGTGAGCTTAATATACTTCCTCAATCAACAATATACAACTGGAGTTGTGGCCACTTCTCTAGGCCACTTCTAACCGGTTCTGATGATAATGGGGAAGTAAGTGctagaagagaagagagagaacgAACTGCACTGGATTGCATCGCTAAGTGCCAGCGTTCCT CAGCATGCAAGATGACTAGCCAAATTGCTAGCTGGGATACAAAGTTTGAGTTGGGTACAAAATCAGCATTGCTGTTACCTTTTTCTCCTATCGTCGTTGCAGCTGATGAAAACGAGCAAATAAG AGTGTGGAATTATGACGATGCTCTACCAGTGAATACTTTTGAAAACCACAAGTTATCTGACAGAGGACTATCCAAACTTCTACTTATCAATGAGCTTGATGAAAGCTTGCTTTTAGTTGGCTCAA GTGATGGAAATGTCCGTATATGGAGAAACTATACTCAAAAGGGAGGACAGAAACTTGTAACTGCCTTCTCATCAGTTCAGGGCCATCGAGCTGCAGGCCGCAGCGTTGTGATCGACTGGCAACAGCAATCTGGTTATCTG TATGCATCTGGTGACATGTCTTCCATCCTCGTATGGGATCTTGACAAGGAGCAACTTCTCAACACCATTCCATCATCTGCTGATAGTGGCATTTCAGCTCTG TCTGCATCTCAGGTTAGACCTGGTCAATTTGCTGCCGGTTTTATTGATGCATCCGTAAGGATATTTGATGTTCGTACCCCTGACAG GCTAGTTTACATGGCAAGACCACATGCCCCAAGAACTGAAAAGGTCGTCGGTATAGGATTTCAGCCTGGATTTGATCCATACAAG ATTGTAAGCGCATCTCAAGCTGGAGACATTCAGTTTCTTGATGTTAGAAGGGCTGCTGAACCCTACCTCACTATTGAAGCTCACAGGGGTTCGTTAACAGCATTGGCTGTTCACCGGCATGCTCCAGTCATTGCAAGTGGCTCAGCTAAGCAGATGATTAAAGTGTTCAGTCTTGAAGGAGAACAGCTAACAATCATTCGCTACCAGCCATCTTTTATGGGCCAAAGGATAGGAAGTGTAAACTGCCTTTCGTTCCATCCGTACAAATCTCTCCTGGCTGCTGGAGCTGGTGATAATGCTCTGGTCTCTATCTATGCTGAGGACAATTATCAAGTAAGATGA
- the LOC123111378 gene encoding regulatory-associated protein of TOR 1 isoform X2: MALGDLMASRLVHSSSSSSSSSLPTPSLAAVNHQTDRVDGELPVANGPELRREDAGEEDEEGKAVALVPCLPQVVVLCEQRHEGFDEAVAAAAGPSTSGLVSKWRPKDRMKTGCVALVLCLNISVDPPDVIKISPCARMECWIDPFSMPPPKALETIGKTLHSQYERWQPKARYKLQLDPTVEEVKKLCNTCRKYARSERVLFHYNGHGVPKPTANGEIWVFNKSYTQYIPLPITDLDSWLKTPSIYVFDCSAAGMIVKAFLERLDWSSSSSASSVKDCILLAACEAHQTLPQSAEYPADVFTACLTTPIKMALHWFCKRSLLSGALDHSLIDQIPGRQNDRKTLLGELNWIFTAITDTIAWNVLPHELFQRLFRQDLLVASLFRNFLLAERIMRSANCSPITYPLLPPTHQHHMWDAWDMAAEICLSKLPHLIADPNAEFQPSPFFTEQLTAFEVWLDHGSEDKKPPEQLPIVLQVLLSQSHRFRALVLLGRFLDMGPWAVDLALSVGIFPYVLKLLQTSAMELRQILVFIWTKILSLDKSCQVDLVKDGGHAYFIRFLDSLDAYPEQRAMAAFVLAVIVDGHRRGQEACMSAGLIDVCLRHLQPENPHDAQTEPLLLQWLCLCLGKLWEDFPEAQLLGLQSNAPEIVTCLLSEPQPEVRASAVFALGNLLDIGSPSVNGGDDDSDDDEKVRAEINVVRSLLQVTSDGSPLVRAEVSVALTRFALGHNKHLKSVAAEYWRPQTNSLLKSLPSLANINNPSNVYSPSNFLQSSSGLSSHIGPVLRVGSDTSATGRDGRISTSSPIATNSIMHGSPQSDDSSQHSDSGILLRENASNGGLSYTRSRPIIDSGIYSLFISTMCSVAKDPYPRIANIGRRALSLVGVEQVVMRNTRFGSGGAGETSAPSSNIGMARSSSWFDMNSGISMAFRTPPVSPPQHDYLTGLRRVCSMEFRPHLLNSPDGLADPLLSSAAAPSTSELNILPQSTIYNWSCGHFSRPLLTGSDDNGEVSARREERERTALDCIAKCQRSSCKMTSQIASWDTKFELGTKSALLLPFSPIVVAADENEQIRVWNYDDALPVNTFENHKLSDRGLSKLLLINELDESLLLVGSSDGNVRIWRNYTQKGGQKLVTAFSSVQGHRAAGRSVVIDWQQQSGYLYASGDMSSILVWDLDKEQLLNTIPSSADSGISALSASQVRPGQFAAGFIDASVRIFDVRTPDRLVYMARPHAPRTEKVVGIGFQPGFDPYKIVSASQAGDIQFLDVRRAAEPYLTIEAHRGSLTALAVHRHAPVIASGSAKQMIKVFSLEGEQLTIIRYQPSFMGQRIGSVNCLSFHPYKSLLAAGAGDNALVSIYAEDNYQVR; this comes from the exons ATGGCATTGGGAGATCTCATGGCGTCCAGGCTCGTGCACTCGTCCTcatcgtcgtcctcgtcctcgctgcCCACTCCCTCCTTGGCGGCGGTGAACCACCAGACGGACCGCGTGGATGGTGAGCTCCCTGTCGCGAACGGGCCGGAGCTTCGGAgggaggacgccggcgaggaggatgaggagggGAAGGCCGTTGCGCTCGTGCCGTGCCTGCCGCAGGTGGTTGTGCTGTGCGAGCAGCGGCACGAGGGGTTCGATGAGGCCGTCGCTGCCGCGGCGGGGCCATCGACCAGCGGCCTCGTCTCCAAGTGGCGCCCCAAGGACAGG ATGAAGACTGGATGTGTTGCACTTGTATTATGTTTAAACATTAGTGTTGATCCGCCGGATGTAATTAAAATTTCCCCTTGTGCAAGAATGGAGTGTTGGATAG ATCCATTTTCTATGCCACCTCCCAAAGCCCTTGAAACTATTGGAAAAACATTACACTCACAGTATGAGCGGTGGCAGCCTAAG GCTCGTTACAAGCTTCAGCTGGATCCAACAGTCGAAGAAGTCAAGAAGCTTTGTAATACTTGCCGCAAATATGCCAGATCAGAGAGAGTTCTTTTTCATTACAATGGTCATGGTGTACCAAAGCCTACAGCTAATGGAGAGATTTGGGTGTTTAACAAG AGTTATACACAATATATCCCTCTTCCTATTACTGATCTCGATTCATGGCTGAAAACACCATCGATTTATGTTTTTGACTGCTCAGCAGCTGGAATGATTGTGAAAGCTTTTCTAGAG CGCCTAGACTGGAGTTCAAGCTCTTCTGCGTCCTCAGTGAAGGATTGCATTCTCCTTGCTGCCTGTGAGGCACATCAAACTCTTCCTCAGAGTGCAGAATATCCCGCTGATGTGTTTACAGCTTGCCTGACCACTCCCATAAAAATGGCATTGCactg GTTTTGTAAACGATCATTACTCAGTGGTGCTCTGGATCACTCTCTTATTGACCAAATTCCTGGAAGGCAAAATGACCGTAAAACACTTCTGGGGGAGTTGAACTGGATTTTCACTGCTATTACAGATACTATTGCATGGAATGTTCTTCCTCATG AATTATTCCAAAGGCTTTTCAGGCAGGATCTTTTGGTCGCCAGTCTCTTTCGCAACTTCTTACTTGCTGAGAGAATCATGCGATCTGCAAACTGTTCTCCAATTACATACCCACTATTGCCACCCACACATCAACACCATATGTG GGATGCATGGGACATGGCTGCGGAGATCTGCCTTTCCAAGCTTCCTCATTTGATTGCTGATCCTAATGCAGAGTTTCAG CCGAGCCCATTTTTCACGGAGCAATTGACAGCATTTGAAGTTTGGCTTGATCATGGCTCTGAGGATAAGAAACCACCTGAACAGTTACCCATTGTTCTTCAG GTCCTGCTTAGCCAATCACACAGATTTAGAGCACTTGTTCTGCTTGGAAGATTTCTTGATATGGGGCCATGGGCAGTTGATTTG GCCTTGTCTGTTGGTATCTTCCCTTACGTGCTCAAACTGCTCCAAACAAGTGCGATGGAGTTGCGTCAAATTCTTGTGTTCATATGGACAAAAATTCTCTCTCTTGATAAG TCATGCCAGGTTGATTTGGTGAAAGATGGAGGGCATGCATATTTTATCAGGTTTCTTGATAGTTTGGATGCTTACCCGGAGCAGCGTGCAATGGCTGCTTTCGTTTTAGCAGTTATTGTGGATGGGCATAGGAGGGGTCAAGAGGCTTGCATGAGTGCAGGTCTTATAGATGTTTGCCTGAGACATCTGCAACCTGAGAATCCTCATGATGCACAGACAGAGCCTTTGCTTTTGCAATGGCTTTGTTTATGCCTTGGCAAACTCTGGGAAGATTTCCCTGAGGCTCAGTTACTTGGTCTACAATCAAATGCACCCGAAATTGTTACATGTTTATTGTCTGAGCCTCAACCTGAG GTCAGAGCCTCTGCTGTTTTTGCACTTGGAAATCTGTTGGACATTGGATCTCCATCAGTGAATGGAGGTGATGACGACTCTGATGATGATGAAAAGGTGAGAGCTGAAATAAATGTTGTTCGAAGCCTTCTGCAAGTCACTTCAGATGGTAGCCCTCTTGTTAGAGCTGAGGTTTCTGTAG CTCTTACTCGCTTTGCGCTGGGCCACAACAAACATCTCAAATCTGTTGCTGCGGAGTACTGGAGACCTCAAACCAATTCACTGCTGAAGTCACTACCATCATTGGCTAATATTAATAACCCAAGCAATGTTTACAGTCCCAGTAACTTTCTGCAAAGCAGCAGTGGCCTTTCTTCGCATATTGGTCCTGTGTTAAGGGTTGGTAGTGATACCAGTGCCACAGGTCGTGATGGAAGAATTTCTACAAGCAGCCCGATTGCGACAAATAGCATCATGCATGGGTCTCCCCAGTCAGATGATTCTTCTCAGCACTCTGATTCAGGCATATTGCTTAGAGAGAATGCAAGTAACGGTGGTCTCAGCTACACCAGGTCAAGGCCTATTATTGACAGTGGAATTTATTCCCTATTTATTTCGACGATGTGCTCTGTTGCTAAAGATCCTTACCCTAGAATTGCAAATATTGGCCGGAGAGCACTGTCCCTTGTAGGGGTCGAGCAAGTGGTCATGAGAAATACTAGATTTGGCAGTGGGGGTGCAGGAGAGACATCTGCTCCTTCATCAAACATAGGAATGGCACGTTCTTCTTCCTGGTTCGACATGAATTCTG GAATCTCAATGGCATTTAGGACTCCTCCTGTTAGTCCACCTCAGCATGATTACCTTACAGGGTTGCGCCGCGTGTGTTCTATGGAGTTCAGACCACATCTCTTGAATTCACCTGATGGCTTAGCTGATCCGCTCTTAAGCTCTGCTGCAGCCCCCAGTACCAGTGAGCTTAATATACTTCCTCAATCAACAATATACAACTGGAGTTGTGGCCACTTCTCTAGGCCACTTCTAACCGGTTCTGATGATAATGGGGAAGTAAGTGctagaagagaagagagagaacgAACTGCACTGGATTGCATCGCTAAGTGCCAGCGTTCCT CATGCAAGATGACTAGCCAAATTGCTAGCTGGGATACAAAGTTTGAGTTGGGTACAAAATCAGCATTGCTGTTACCTTTTTCTCCTATCGTCGTTGCAGCTGATGAAAACGAGCAAATAAG AGTGTGGAATTATGACGATGCTCTACCAGTGAATACTTTTGAAAACCACAAGTTATCTGACAGAGGACTATCCAAACTTCTACTTATCAATGAGCTTGATGAAAGCTTGCTTTTAGTTGGCTCAA GTGATGGAAATGTCCGTATATGGAGAAACTATACTCAAAAGGGAGGACAGAAACTTGTAACTGCCTTCTCATCAGTTCAGGGCCATCGAGCTGCAGGCCGCAGCGTTGTGATCGACTGGCAACAGCAATCTGGTTATCTG TATGCATCTGGTGACATGTCTTCCATCCTCGTATGGGATCTTGACAAGGAGCAACTTCTCAACACCATTCCATCATCTGCTGATAGTGGCATTTCAGCTCTG TCTGCATCTCAGGTTAGACCTGGTCAATTTGCTGCCGGTTTTATTGATGCATCCGTAAGGATATTTGATGTTCGTACCCCTGACAG GCTAGTTTACATGGCAAGACCACATGCCCCAAGAACTGAAAAGGTCGTCGGTATAGGATTTCAGCCTGGATTTGATCCATACAAG ATTGTAAGCGCATCTCAAGCTGGAGACATTCAGTTTCTTGATGTTAGAAGGGCTGCTGAACCCTACCTCACTATTGAAGCTCACAGGGGTTCGTTAACAGCATTGGCTGTTCACCGGCATGCTCCAGTCATTGCAAGTGGCTCAGCTAAGCAGATGATTAAAGTGTTCAGTCTTGAAGGAGAACAGCTAACAATCATTCGCTACCAGCCATCTTTTATGGGCCAAAGGATAGGAAGTGTAAACTGCCTTTCGTTCCATCCGTACAAATCTCTCCTGGCTGCTGGAGCTGGTGATAATGCTCTGGTCTCTATCTATGCTGAGGACAATTATCAAGTAAGATGA
- the LOC123111379 gene encoding pentatricopeptide repeat-containing protein At2g38420, mitochondrial, whose amino-acid sequence MSCSPRPGPDHHLLLATLARHGRLAAAATLLSTAVRTTRALNTILAALCSSPSLLRAAPSVLLLAAPTASPDAATFRVLTSALCRASRPSAAAGLVRCMPSLHLDPDSPLCRAVLSSLCRYAPARDAAAFLDDMRRWGVPPSGLDHRAVLRALLREGMVAEAYEVVKEKMGSDGVAPGVADFELLLRAFSERGQFDAVDEAFDEMLLRGLVPGVAVYNVYVAALCKKGDLAGARRMVECMERAGCPPDVRTFSVVVAGCVSAGDAGAARDVAWEAVQRGLRWDTPSMVELVGLLRAGGHVADAHGLLLDVFLHGGCTGVDASTLGQLICAGEDACSVITDHPKD is encoded by the coding sequence ATGAGCTGCTCACCGCGGCCAGGACCTGAccaccacctcctgcttgccaccctcgcgcgccacggccgcctcgccgccgccgccacgctctTGTCCACGGCCGTCCGCACAACACGcgcgctcaacaccatactcgccgCCCTCTGCTCCTCCCCGTCGCTGCTCCGCGCCGCCCCCTCCGTGCTCCTCCTCGCCGCCCCCACCGCCTCCCCTGACGCGGCCACCTTCCGCGTCCTCACCTCCGCGCTCTGCCGCGCAagccgcccctccgccgccgccggcctcgtgCGCTGCATGCCCTCCCTCCACCTCGACCCGGACTCGCCGCTGTGCCGCGCCGTGCTCTCCTCCCTGTGCCGCTACGCCCCGGCGCGGGACGCGGCGGCGTTCCTGGACGACATGCGCCGGTGGGGCGTCCCGCCCAGCGGGCTTGATCACCGCGCCGTCCTCCGCGCCCTGCTACGTGAGGGGATGGTGGCGGAGGCATACGAGGTCGTCAAGGAGAAGATGGGCTCCGATGGCGTGGCCCCCGGGGTGGCCGACTTCGAGCTGTTGCTGCGCGCGTTCAGCGAGCGCGGGCAGTTCGACGCCGTCGACGAGGCGTTCGACGAAATGCTCCTTCGAGGGCTCGTGCCGGGCGTGGCCGTCTACAACGTGTACGTCGCCGCGCTGTGCAAGAAAGGGGACCTGGCCGGCGCGCGCCGGATGGTGGAGTGCATGGAGCGCGCCGGCTGCCCGCCGGACGTCAGGACGTTCAGCGTCGTGGTCGCCGGGTGCGTGTCCGCAGGGGACGCCGGCGCTGCCAGGGACGTGGCGTGGGAGGCGGTGCAGCGGGGCCTGCGGTGGGACACGCCGTCGATGGTGGAGCTGGTCGGCCTGCTCCGGGCGGGCGGGCACGTCGCGGACGCGCACGGGCTACTGCTGGACGTGTTCCTGCACGGCGGGTGCACTGGAGTGGACGCCTCGACGCTCGGGCAGCTGATATGTGCCGGCGAAGACGCCTGCAGCGTGATCACAGATCACCCGAAAGACTAG